The following are encoded in a window of Eleutherodactylus coqui strain aEleCoq1 chromosome 12, aEleCoq1.hap1, whole genome shotgun sequence genomic DNA:
- the LOC136587027 gene encoding tubulin delta chain-like yields MSQIWLQVGQCGNQIGQEWWRIVSNIVAEDDRYPYFSRDGLSNAICVDTEPKVIRKLCQQAKKGNFRDTNIIVGQRGRGKNWAYGYQGISTNGEKSLLDKTMDAFRKEVERRDCYSGTVILHSLCGGTGSGMGSRLCEEIREAYPAGYILSVTTAPHETGDSPLQHYNSLLCLTWMQRFCDAVLLFQNDEVMKKAACLVEKKAITASGLQPSVSLPSMNTHIASSLAGLLCPVYSLKTRSSVSVGLEPWELIRCLCPMSTMKFLHTSHVSRRGMASWDKMTSSVVQTLPRADPHGRLHHSLSVLAAARNSQDYSFLLSRDSVLMKLRQAYRCVSWNPSPIHCWTDPQNILDPLCHSLTVCANHSSAGDLISSVLAKARTMYDAGAYLHWYRRYNCEDDHFQMSFDTLNSVVDEYRGLGVL; encoded by the exons ATGTCACAGATCTGGCTTCAGGTTGGACAATGCGGCAACCAGATTGGACAAGAATGGTGGCGAATCGTCAGCAACATTGTCGCCGAAGATGACCG GTATCCATATTTCTCTCGTGATGGTCTCAGTAACGCAATCTGCGTAGATACAGAACCCAAGGTGATCCGGAAACTATGCCAACAGGCGAAGAAAGG AAACTTCAGGGACACCAATATCATTGTGGGACAGAGAGGAAGAGGAAAGAACTGGGCATATG GATACCAAGGTATTTCGACCAACGGAGAGAAGAGCCTGCTGGACAAAACCATGGATGCTTTCCGGAAGGAAGTGGAACGGCGAGACTGTTACAGTGGCACGGTGATCCTGCACAGCCTGTGTGGAGGCACCGGCTCTG GTATGGGCTCTCGGTTATGTGAAGAGATTAGGGAAGCGTATCCCGCTGGGTATATCTTATCGGTGACCACAGCACCACATGAGACAGGCGACTCCCCGCTACAGCATTACAACTCGCTGCTCTGCCTGACCTGGATGCAAAG GTTCTGTGATGCGGTCCTTCTCTTCCAGAATGATGAGGTGATGAAGAAAGCAGCCTGCCTAGTGGAGAAGAAGGCCATCACTGCATCTGGGCTTCAGCCATCGGTCTCCCTCCCCTCCATGAACACACACATTGCTTCTTCTCTGGCTGGGCTCCTCTGTCCTGTATATTCACTGAAGACCAGAAG TTCGGTGAGTGTTGGCCTGGAGCCGTGGGAGCTGATCCGCTGTCTATGTCCAATGTCCACCATGAAGTTCCTCCACACGTCTCATGTCAGCCGGAG GGGAATGGCCTCCTGGGACAAAATGACGAGCTCTGTCGTCCAGACCCTCCCCCGAGCTGATCCACATGGCCGTCTT CACCACAGTCTTTCTGTACTCGCGGCGGCTCGTAACTCGCAGGACTATTCGTTTCTTCTTTCCCGGGACTCTGTTCTGATGAAGCTGAGGCAGGCGTATCGCTGTGTGTCCTGGAACCCTTCACCTATCCACTGCTGGACAG ATCCCCAGAATATTCTGGACCCCTTGTGCCATTCCCTGACTGTATGCGCCAATCACTCCAGTGCCGGTGACCTGATTAGTAGTGTCCTGGCTAAAGCTCGGACAATGTATGACGCTGGAGCTTATCTGCATTGGTATCGGAGATACAACTGCGAGGATGACCACTTCCAAATGTCCTTTGATACCCTGAACTCAGTGGTGGATGAATATAGGGGTTTAGGGGTCCTGTGA